A DNA window from Acropora palmata chromosome 12, jaAcrPala1.3, whole genome shotgun sequence contains the following coding sequences:
- the LOC141860395 gene encoding glycogenin-1-like: MRRSPKMYSTKSIAKFNRKHGRCVRIAFFSPFLTVAFLLVFLFAWRPIGLTYLLALTKNVALNIANDKQRFLDDDLHLTDKGWKLNGIEKEHHQVLCKKYALSWSKSKATWLTILTNDDYAIPLLVLGHSIRTFSCQKNMIALISKDVKDETRKVLRKVGWTTRLVEEMDCDWIERKLRVDPSNGGFFQIRPGRRIKGTHTRLHAWNYTEFLKVVYIDADVMLLTNIDELFDINEDFAAAPCSRPGILDPCFNAGLLVLRPDSDQYREILELWGEITARDTCLTDQELLNIFYANVGTDWKFLPYSYNVRRFMFRPLSAFHFVGSSKPWISKCRPSRKEASQFQGPTLNVEEMAVIFWKRFYKLLATYSLETWYQSTKFFRREQEFGNIRFANCLNMEPKAYRSPLMEQVNDTDKR; the protein is encoded by the coding sequence ATGAGAAGGTCGCCAAAAATGTATAGTACCAAATCAATTGCGAAATTTAACAGAAAACACGGTCGCTGCGTTCGTATCGCTTTTTTTTCGCCGTTTCTGACGGTGGCATTCCtccttgtttttctcttcGCCTGGAGACCGATTGGGCTCACATATTTATTGGCTCTTACGAAGAATGTAGCCTTAAATATCGCAAACGATAAGCAAAGATTCTTGGACGATGATCTGCATTTGACCGATAAGGGATGGAAGCTGAATGGAATTGAGAAGGAACACCATCAAGTGTTGTGCAAGAAGTATGCGCTGAGCTGGTCGAAAAGTAAAGCAACATGGCTGACCATTCTGACGAATGACGATTATGCTATCCCTTTACTTGTTCTAGGTCACTCGATCCGAACCTTTTCttgtcaaaaaaacatgattgCTTTGATTTCAAAAGATGTTAAGGATGAGACAAGAAAGGTGCTTAGGAAAGTTGGATGGACGACTCGTTTGGTCGAAGAAATGGACTGTGATTGGATCGAGAGAAAATTGCGCGTGGATCCCAGCAATGGTGGCTTCTTTCAAATTCGGCCGGGACGAAGAATAAAAGGAACCCATACGCGACTTCATGCGTGGAACTACACGGAATTCTTGAAAGTCGTTTATATTGATGCCGACGTCATGTTGCTAACGAATATCGACGAACTTTTTGATATTAATGAAGACTTTGCCGCTGCTCCCTGCTCCAGACCTGGAATATTGGATCCTTGTTTCAACGCAGGCCTTTTGGTGTTACGACCGGACAGCGACCAATATCGAGAAATCCTAGAGCTCTGGGGCGAAATCACAGCAAGGGACACGTGTCTAACCGATCAGGAACTTCTGAATATATTTTATGCAAACGTTGGTACTGACTGGAAGTTTCTGCCGTATTCCTACAACGTTAGGCGATTTATGTTTAGGCCTTTAAGTGCATTTCATTTTGTCGGGTCATCCAAGCCATGGATTTCGAAATGTAGACCTAGTAGGAAAGAGGCTTCTCAATTCCAAGGCCCTACTCTTAATGTCGAGGAAATGGCGGTTATTTTCTGGAAAAGGTTTTATAAGCTCCTCGCGACTTACTCACTGGAAACGTGGTATCAATCAACAAAGTTTTTCAGACGGGAACAGGAGTTCGGAAATATCCGTTTCGCCAATTGTTTGAACATGGAACCAAAGGCTTATCGATCGCCCCTCATGGAACAGGTTAATGATACTGATAAGAGATAA
- the LOC141860392 gene encoding solute carrier family 2, facilitated glucose transporter member 8-like, which yields MAKAWKAIIATFIAALGPFSFGYQLPYTSEALLDLQSDAVDSSIHLSDAQGTWFSSLLAVGAIFGSILGGWTIDHLGRKGTIMACVLPFELGWLLIAFAQNQMMLYSGRVINGMACGMISLAVPVYIAEIVPARLRGMLGSVSQLAVTLGILSSYVMGALVHWQWLALFGAIPPALQVVFMFSMPETPRWSLEKNRRNEALIALQWLRGPDADNEKECDTIVDSFDHNENLKWRDFLSPVILKPLVISIGLMVIQQFCGVNAVIFNAASIFKDAGFDKARLVSISVGLIQFFGTALACLLMDRAGRRILLWTMALAMCITLAGLAFYFQINKAPNGTDSTPASDTVSLLGSISHSVQASKISWLSILCLVLFNLAYAVAWGPIPWLVMSEIFPLKARGPASSLATLSNWLLAFVITKTYNSLVSGLTIQGTFWFYAGFSLLGFVFVFFVVPETKGKTLEEIEAMFHIGKHAYLRIE from the exons ATGGCCAAGGCTTGGAAAGCGATTATTGCAACGTTTATTGCAGCCTTAGGGCCATTCTCGTTTGGTTATCAATTACCGTATACTTCTGAAGCCTTACTAGACTTGCAAAGCGATGCTGTGGACTCTTCTATCCATTTAAGTGACGCACAAGGAACTTGGTTTTCA TCCTTGCTTGCAGTGGGTGCTATATTTGGAAGTATCCTTGGAGGATGGACCATTGACCATTTGGGACGCAAAGGCACCATCATGGCGTGTGTTTTACCTTTTGAACTTGGTTGGCTTCTCATTGCGTTTGCTCAAAATCAAATGATGCTGTATTCTGGCCGTGTCATCAATGGCATGGCATGTGGTATGATCTCTCTTGCAGTTCCA GTCTACATTGCAGAAATTGTTCCAGCTCGCCTTCGCGGTATGCTAGGTTCAGTCAGTCAGCTAGCAGTAACTTTGGGCATCTTGTCCTCGTATGTTATGGGTGCCTTAGTTCACTGGCAATGGTTGGCTCTCTTTGGAGCAATACCACCAGCTTTACAAGTAGTCTTCATGTTTTCCATGCCAGAGACCCCTCGATGGTCTCTTGAGAAGAATAGACGAAATGAAGCATTAATAGCACTCCAATGGCTGAGAGGTCCTGACGCCGATAATGAGAAAGAATGCGATACCATTGTAGATTCATTTG ATCATAATGAAAACCTCAAGTGGCGTGATTTCCTGTCGCCCGTCATACTTAAACCTCTTGTTATCAGTATTGGATTAATGGTAATCCAACAGTTCTGTGGAGTTAACGCAGTTATCTTCAATGCAGCTAGTATCTTTAAAGACGCCGGCTTTGACAAAGCCAGACTGGTGAGCATTTCCGTTGGCTTGATACAGTTTTTTGGTACAGCTTTGGCGTGTCTGTTGATGGACAGAGCAGGACGTCGCATCCTTTTATGGACAATGGCCCTAGCTATGTGCATCACTCTTGCAGGTCTTGCCTTTTACTTTCAAATCAACAAAGCTCCAAATGGAACAGACAGCACTCCTGCAAGTGATACAGTTTCATTGTTAGGCTCCATAAGTCATTCTGTACAAGCATCAAAGATATCCTGGTTGTCCATTTTGTGTTTGGTGTTGTTTAACCTAGCATATGCAGTAGCTTGGGGCCCCATTCCCTGGCTAGTAATGTCTGAAATTTTCCCCTTGAAGGCACGAGGCCCAGCTAGCAGCCTTGCAACATTGTCCAACTGGCTTCTTGCTTTTGTTATCACAAAGACATACAACTCTTTGGTGTCGGGACTTACCATTCAAGGGACATTCTGGTTTTATGCTGGGTTCTCTTTACTGGGTTTCGTGTTCGTGTTTTTTGTAGTGCCCGAAACAAAGGGCAAAACATTAGAGGAGATAGAGGCAATGTTTCACATAGGCAAACATGCTTATCTGCGCATTGAGTGA